One Branchiostoma floridae strain S238N-H82 chromosome 1, Bfl_VNyyK, whole genome shotgun sequence genomic region harbors:
- the LOC118409736 gene encoding protein kintoun-like, which yields MASGREKLEDLNMTQDELQRFEKAFKSEEFRKLFAEYAEEISDPENRKRYEAEITAMERERGTDVTFINPEPHYVIKTSLDGEKKCFINICANEHIERPTSQPCVQGEGPSRRMGQTWSVPHSLTPGREDLDKDKQRCMVYDVVFHQETLQKAAADKRFKQMVHDIAFSALERQFQVKLDKTNIKIPKMKYKGNPTATVMRKPSSDGPQATPDNDDDPIKFPYPYSPSSENTETAKQTQSPSKSKEEKEPEKKQDFTVPKYTIKHRSEFDIQNFREAPDAAPSTRPKELVVDIDFPLLKSAAKLELDIFEKQLRVESKKPAYKLDISLPYPVDENKGGAKFDKSKRRLTVTLVVKPAPEADLPFTAGRTEDKQLVEEVTEVQVGEKAEENHIQDGENIIPTGVSEVEPDSRSGNPAAAQTEEIGSGPASDVGVETATDTANTSDKDIFVEEDELQSSSTSLDLPPDSATPVSTAPVRATPAPPTCPDYTFRQDEDSMTIVIHVPNIIEKSISKTYSTSSYIISVQFQAAGTAGLQYYQLFVVLLDGNTVVRGRTSMDVSPHNAVLLLHKDDSCKGLWASFKAGVDIMNLEEKQFLTEASVEAAVQAVVSEGQAEAADTIGVKVTEASEDKLAIELTKTTGVQKQEMGEKPTPTGVTVDEDNLSSQTSSGKSSIKERVSEMIEAGKKGEGLDSDDDDDSGNALGTEAVPEKSVSGNGVESPAETVQDGENVLLKDNDTDVPTGKTKRRRRKKKGKTQGQSQDSNAGGKTGPGTSGEEGGLLEVKEEEERKTDTSSKPAISNQSTNVSQSKKGASTQDTIGFDKTIINTGRERKNSGKKSVTFSDKVEIHKLDEKNGKSKKKQKSKKDNQNAQKVANGHGKTEGEPTTADFGEAIVSEAGTVTGVSNTESMSVSESEDKLAGQDEVGDGDVKKEGSDPAKKKPKPQAVDALTIRDVKTGEEEVVTEHRAECAVQFTNKVMFELD from the exons ATGGCGTCGGGTCGAGAGAAGTTGGAAGACCTGAACATGACACAGGATGAACTCCAGCGGTTTGAGAAAGCTTTCAAGAGCGAGGAGTTCAGGAAACTGTTCGCCGAGTACGCCGAGGAAATATCTGATCCAGAAAACCGGAAAAG ATATGAGGCAGAGATCACGGCCATGGAGAGGGAGCGGGGGACTGACGTCACCTTCATTAACCCTGAACCTCACTATGTTATCAAAACTTCCCTGGACGGGGAGAAGAAATGCTTTATCAACATTTGTGCTAATGAGCATATTGAG AGACCCACCAGCCAGCCCTGTGTGCAGGGGGAGGGGCCCAGCAGGAGGATGGGTCAGACCTGGTCTGTTCCACACAGCCTGACACCAGGCCGGGAGGACTTGGATAAGGACAAGCAGCGCTGCATGGTGTACGATGTTGTGTTTCATCAGGAGACGCTACAAAAGGCCGCTGCTGATAAAAG GTTCAAACAGATGGTGCATGACATTGCCTTCAGTGCTCTAGAGAGGCAGTTCCAGGTAAAACTggacaaaacaaacatcaagaTTCCCAAGATGAAGTACAAGGGGAACCCTACTGCTACAGTGATGAG GAAACCGTCATCTGATGGACCCCAGGCTACCCCTGACAATGACGATGATCCGATCAAGTTTCCCTATCCTTATAGTCCCTCTTCAGAAAACACAGAAACGGCAAAACAAACACAGAGCCCATCCAAATCTAAGGAAGAAAAAGAGCCAGAAAAGAAGCAAGATTTCACAGTGCCTAAGTACACCATCAAGCACCGATCAGAGTTTGATATCCAGAACTTCCGAGAAGCACCTGATGCCGCTCCGTCCACAAGACCTAAGGAACTTGTTGTTGACATTGACTTTCCTCTGCTGAAGTCAGCAGCTAAGTTGGAGCTGGACATCTTTGAGAAACAGCTGAGGGTGGAGTCCAAGAAACCTGCGTACAAGCTGGACATCAGCCTGCCTTATCCTGTAGATGAGAACAAAGGAGGCGCAAAGTTTGACAAGAGCAAGAGGCGGTTGACCGTGACATTGGTGGTGAAGCCAGCCCCAGAGGCTGACCTTCCATTCACGGCTGGGAGGACAGAAGACAAGCAGCTAGTGGAGGAAGTCACAGAGGTACAGGTGGGAGAGAAAGCAGAGGAGAACCATATACAGGATGGAGAGAACATCATACCAACCGGAGTGTCAGAGGTGGAGCCAGACAGCAGGAGTGGAAACCCAGCAGCAGCTCAGACAGAAGAGATAGGGAGTGGTCCAGCCAGTGATGTTGGAGTGGAGACTGCAACAGACACTGCCAATACATCAGACAAGGACATTTTCGTGGAAGAGGATGAGCTTCAAAGCAGCTCCACAAGCCTGGATCTGCCCCCTGACTCAGCCACACCTGTCAGCACCGCACCTGTTAGAGCCACACCTGCTCCCCCCACCTGTCCTGACTACACCTTCAGACAGGATGAGGACAGTATGACAATTGTCATCCATGTCCCTAACATCATTGAGAAGAGCATCAGTAAAACCTACTCAACATCCAGCTATATCATCAGTGTACAGTTCCAGGCAGCAG GTACCGCTGGGCTGCAGTACTACCAGCTGTTTGTGGTCCTGCTGGACGGTAACACTGTGGTACGGGGTCGGACCTCCATGGACGTGTCTCCCCACAATGCCGTGCTGCTTCTGCACAAGGATGACAGCTGCAAAGGATTGTGGGCCAGCTTTAAGGCTGGGGTGGACATCATGAACTTAGAG GAGAAACAGTTCCTGACAGAAGCTAGTGTGGAGGCAGCTGTCCAGGCAGTGGTCAGTGAAGGTCAGGCTGAGGCTGCTGACACGATCGGTGTCAAGGTCACAGAGGCATCGGAGGACAAGCTGGCTATTGAACTCACG AAGACCACGGGTGTGCAGAAGCAGGAGATGGGAGAAAAACCCACTCCCACAGGTGTGACGGTAGATGAGGACAACCTCTCATCTCAAACATCATCTGGGAAGTCTTCTATTAAGGAGCGTGTCAGTGAAATGATTGAGGCAGGAAAGAAGGGAGAGGGGTTggatagtgatgatgatgatgattcggGCAATGCTCTGGGAACAGAAGCTGTGCCAGAGAAGTCTGTTTCTGGAAACGGTGTTGAAAGTCCTGCTGAGACGGTACAAGATGGTGAGAATGTCTTACTCAAGGACAATGATACAGATGTGCCAACAGGGAAGACAAAAAGGAggagaaggaaaaagaaagggAAAACTCAAGGTCAAAGTCAGGACTCTAATGCTGGCGGTAAGACTGGACCAGGGACATCAGGTGAGGAAGGTGGACTCTTGGAGGTAAAGGAGGAAGaggaaagaaagacagacacatCAAGCAAACCTGCCATCTCCAATCAGTCAACAAATGTTTCACAGAGTAAGAAAGGAGCATCTACTCAAGACACAATTGGTTTTGACAAAACCATCATCAACACAGGAAGGGAAAGGAAGAACTCAGGGAAGAAAAGTGTCACTTTTTCGGACAAGGTGGAAATCCACAAACTTGATGAAAAGAATGGAAAAAGCAAAAAGAAGCAAAAGAGTAAGAAAGATAATCAGAATGCTCAGAAGGTAGCAAATGGTCATGGAAAGACAGAAGGTGAACCCACCACAGCTGATTTTGGTGAAGCAATTGTGTCAGAAGCTGGCACTGTTACGGGTGTGTCCAACACAGAGTCTATGTCTGTGTCAGAGTCTGAAGACAAACTAGCAGGTCAAGATGAAGTTGGAGACGGTGATGTTAAAAAGGAAGGATCTGACCCTGCTAAGAAGAAACCCAAACCACAAGCTGTGGATGCATTAACAATCAGGGATGTCAAAACTGGTGAGGAGGAGGTAGTGACTGAACACAGGGCTGAGTGTGCTGTACAGTTCACCAACAAAGTCATGTTTGAGTTGGATTAG